Proteins co-encoded in one Stomoxys calcitrans chromosome 5, idStoCalc2.1, whole genome shotgun sequence genomic window:
- the LOC106084648 gene encoding chromatin assembly factor 1 subunit B, with product MKCKIPEISWHNRDPVLSVDIQPKTSSTNIYRLASGGTDAHVLIWYMKLTSGEHGDIELDLAADLTRHQRAVNAVKWSPNGELLASGDDESVVFIWKQKSDNEPINILDPTNEQDKEVWITLKVLRGHMEDIYDLSWSPNSLFLVSGSVDNSAMVWDVQKGKSLAILSDHKGFVQGVAWDPKNQYIATLSTDRYLRIFDIQTKKVLHRIRKGTLPVPEDNALHGKTMHLFHDDTLQTFFRRLSFTPDGKLLLTPAGVTDYEGCTQPLHATYVFSRYGFRQPAIILPCPEQYTVAVRCSPILYSLRPHDQEKNPPVVPLPYRMIFAVATKSCVYFYDTQQKQPFALISNIHYTRLTDITWSNDGRIVVVSSTDGFCSLITFEEGELGEVYKDSDAVLEAALAQVIAKNSKTKKSKDNDNRSRKPSMDENSQSKEVGTQAQKEASLEKIVEKDNAIEASTGVNKTEETSEATTKENNESTEVSNDTPKATPIAIKRKPVLETKVNKEKEITKATPIAIKRKPGPIDNSDKNTPTPIAIKRKPGPVETKPSENVDEKSDTTENLNTEENTPPKATKPVIILDKEILGTDEKFESPEKKCRPATPISVRRHPRTPSNTQQTPTQSAAQSPTTFSKVLHPQSEQTTPSSSLQKPIKTPQREKKPTPIAVRKTPRSIPVVNTPTLVEEALDAWPVNKDALNTSPTIETDTLNSQKTVKESGVTPLPSEETFDRTEDICLVYEETVEEAPAPPVISTSTTSILVKQTSVSEESSSKIENKSDVAANPATPSNKTPRRVALKTISTPKSKKKLLD from the exons ATGAAGTGCAAAATACCTGAAATATCTTGGCATAACCGCGATCCAGTGTTGAGCGTTGATATACAACCGAAAACTTCATCGACAAACATCTATCGTTTGGCTTCTGGCGGAACGGATGCTCACGTCTTGATATGGTACATGAAATTAACTTCTGGCGAGCATGGAGACATTGAATTGGATTTGGCCGCTGACTTGACTAGGCACCAGCGAGCAGTCAATGCTGTTAAATGGTCACCCAACGGAGAACTGTTGGCTTCCGGTGATGACGAAAGTGTTGTTTTCATATGGAAgcagaaatcggacaatgaaccCATTAATATCTTAGACCCCACTAATGAACAGGACAAAGAAGTGTGGATCACTTTGAAAGTTTTGCGTGGTCACATGGAAGATATTTACGACTTAAGCTGGTCGCCAAATTCATTGTTTTTAGTTTCTGGATCTGTGGACAACTCTGCCATGGTCTGGGACGTTCAAAAAGGAAAATCATTAGCCATTTTGAGTGACCACAAAGGATTCGTTCAAGGTGTTGCGTGGGATCCCAAAAATCAGTACATAGCAACATTAAGTACTGATAG GTATTTAAGAATATTTGACATACAAACCAAAAAAGTGCTGCACCGCATTAGGAAAGGAACACTTCCTGTGCCCGAAGATAATGCTTTGCATGGCAAAACTATGCATCTCTTTCATGATGAtacattgcaaacatttttccgCCGTCTAAGCTTCACTCCTGATGGTAAGCTTTTACTCACACCTGCTGGCGTTACAGACTACGAGGGTTGTACACAACCTTTACATGCAACATATGTGTTTAGTCGTTATGGTTTCCGCCAACCGGCCATCATTTTGCCTTGCCCTGAACAATATACAGTGGCGGTTCGTTGCTCGCCCATTCTCTATAGTTTGAGACCACATGATCAGGAAAAAAATCCGCCCGTTGTGCCTTTGCCGTATCGTATGATTTTCGCTGTAGCCACCAAAAGTTGTGTCTACTTCTATGATACACAGCAAAAGCAGCCTTTTGCACTCATATCGAATATTCATTATACTCGTTTGACAGATATAACGTGGTCCAATGATGGTCGTATAGTTGTTGTCTCAAGTACTGATGGCTTTTGCTCGCTCATCACCTTCGAAGAGGGAGAGTTGGGAGAAGTTTATAAAGACTCTGATGCAGTGCTGGAAGCTGCTTTAGCCCAAGTTATTGCGAAAAATTCCAAGACCAAAAAATCAAAGGACAACGACAACAGATCAAGGAAACCTTCCATGGATGAGAATAGCCAGTCTAAAGAAGTGGGGACACAAGCTCAAAAGGAAGCATCGCtggaaaaaattgttgaaaaggACAATGCGATTGAAGCTTCAACTGGGGTCAATAAAACGGAAGAGACTAGTGAGGCAACCACTAAGGAAAACAATGAAAGTACAGAAGTGTCAAATGATACTCCCAAGGCCACTCCTATAGCCATTAAAAGAAAGCCTGTTTTAGAAACCAAGGTAAACAAGGAAAAAGAAATAACCAAAGCAACACCTATTGCAATCAAACGGAAGCCAGGACCAATTGATAATTCCGACAAGAATACACCAACTCCTATCGCCATTAAACGCAAGCCTGGTCCTGTTGAAACAAAACCTAGTGAAAATGTCGATGAGAAATCTGATACAACTGAAAATTTAAACACTGAAGAAAATACTCCCCCGAAGGCCACAAAACCTGTTATAATACTTGATAAGGAGATATTAGGTACAGACGAAAAATTTGAGTCTCCCGAGAAAAAGTGTCGTCCTGCTACACCCATATCCGTTAGAAGGCATCCGCGCACGCCCAGCAATACACAACAAACGCCAACACAATCAGCTGCTCAAAGCCCGACAACATTTTCAAAAGTCCTGCATCCCCAGAGCGAACAAACCACACCTTCTTCTTCTCtacaaaaaccaataaaaactCCACAAAGAGAAAAGAAACCCACACCCATAGCTGTTAGAAAAACACCAAGAAGTATTCCTGTGGTCAATACGCCCACGCTAGTTGAAGAAGCATTGGATGCTTGGCCTGTAAATAAGGATGCATTAAATACAAGTCCAACGATTGAAACGGACACACTAAATTCTCAGAAGACAGTGAAAGAAAGCGGTGTAACACCATTACCAAGTGAAGAGACATTCGATCGAACAGAAGACATTTGTTTAGTTTATGAAGAAACTGTGGAAGAGGCACCAGCACCACCAGTAATATCAACATCAACAACGTCAATACTTGTCAAGCAAACATCGGTATCCGAAGAGTCTtcctcaaaaattgagaataaAAGCGACGTTGCAGCTAATCCTGCAACACCGAGCAATAAAACTCCGCGTCGTGTAGCTTTGAAAACCATATCCACGCCTAAATCTAAAAAGAAGCTATTGGACTAG